A window of the Tiliqua scincoides isolate rTilSci1 chromosome 5, rTilSci1.hap2, whole genome shotgun sequence genome harbors these coding sequences:
- the LOC136653093 gene encoding olfactory receptor 5F1-like: MDSTNPIRRQNQTGITGFVLLGLSVDLKNKRLLFAIGLLVYLLTLAGNLVIIILIRVDQRLKIPMYFLLGNLSFIEICYTSTTLPEVLWDLLLGDKSISFIGCALQMYFFATLGSTECVLLSVMAYDHYAAIRHPLQYTLIMSQPICWSLLAASWITGNFNSVINTLLVFSLTFCHSNETDHFFCDIPPILHLSCSDVVLVQLMIFAVSAFLMIVPFSLILLSYLLIVSSVLKIHRGSGRIKTFSTCISHLTVVSIFYGTIVYTHLRPSSNHSLDEDRLVSVFYAIINSPAKPLDLQL; this comes from the coding sequence ATGGACTCCACCAATCCTATACGAAGACAGAACCAAACAGGTATCACAGGATTCGTCCTTTTGGGATTATCTGTGGACCTAAAGAACAAGAGACTTCTCTTTGCAATAGGCCTGTTAGTCTACCTGTTGACTTTGGCAGGGAATCTAGTCATCATTATATTGATCAGAGTTGACCAACGCCTCAAAATTCCCATGTACTTTCTCTTGGGCAATCTCTCTTTCATTGAGATCTGTTACACATCCACCACACTCCCAGAGGTATTGTGGGACCTCTTGCTGGGGGACAAGTCCATCTCCTTCATAGGATGTGCACTACAAATGTATTTCTTTGCCACTTTAGGAAGTACAGAGTGTGTGCTCCTCTCAGTGATGGCATATGACCATTATGCTGCTATCCGTCATCCTCTCCAGTATACACTGATCATGAGCCAGCCCATATGTTGGAGTCTGCTTGCAGCTTCCTGGATCACTGGCAACTTCAATTCTGTTATCAACACATTGCTGGTCTTTTCCCTAACTTTCTGTCACTCCAATGAAActgaccatttcttctgtgacattcctCCTATTCTGCATCTCTCCTGCTCTGATGTAGTTCTTGTCCAGTTGATGATCTTCGCCGTCTCTGCATTTCTTATGattgtgcctttctccctgatccTTCTTTCCTACCTCCTCATTGTCTCTTCTGTGCTCAAGATCCACAGAGGCAGTGGTAGGATAAAGACATTCTCCACTTGTATTTCtcacctcactgtggtgagcatcttctatgGCACCATCGTCTACACCCACCTGCGACCCTCCTCCAATCATTCCTTGGATGAAGATCGCCTGGTTTCTGTGTTTTATGCTATCATAAactcccctgctaaaccccttgatctacagctttag